The nucleotide window TGCCTTCGACTACGTTGTCATAACTCTAGCAAACCTTCGAATCCAGTCGTCGTAAGGCTAGATAGCAAAAGGATGATCAATAAGCCAAGTGTTATGCGCATAGAAATTCCAAGATTTGCAATTTAACGTTCCAGTAATTCAAGAAATTAATTATTCAAAGCCCTCAACATTACTATCTTATTCTTCCGTGATATGTATGTCCTCTCGATGAATATGTTGAAGGTATTAGACCGGAGTACGGGCATAGATGTTGTGAATCTGGGAACCTATCTATCTCTCCTATTTCTGCTGCTATTAGGAGTGAAGAGTAGTTCACATGGGTATGCCCATGTCTCAACGATTTACAGTAGTTCCGAATGGCAGAAATTAAGCACTAGATCGCTTGTGATACGGAAGCTCCTCTCTTAACGCTTTCTTGAATTATCGCTTGCGATACATGAACCCTGCCTGACTATTCGGAACTACTGTTTAAGGATCATGTCTTGTTCTTAATCTTGCTTCCTACTTTTTAGTGTGACACTCGCACTCGCATCGACTCTTGCCGAAGCATTGATCATGAAGGTCAATGAAACATTCAACACTAACCTTCTCGTCTAGGAATTTAAACAGGTTTTTGTACATTTCAGTATCAATATCAACCCTCTTTGCAGGTTTTTCAACGATCACTTCTTTCTTTGCAGGTTTTTCTTTCTTTGCCGATCTTATTTTCTCTTTTGTCCTCTCCTTCACCTTCACTTTCTTTGCAGGCATAAATTCACTCCTATGGTACTAAAGCCTCCACAGTACCGTTCCTATTAGCCTTGTAATATCTTGTTGCACGTTTTGTAAATATGCCCACTTCCATAACTCCTGCTATACTCTTCACCTCTCTTTCCAAGCTTACAGCATCACTTATCTCCCCAAAATCAGTATCGAGTATAAGGTTACCGTTTTCCGTTACAAACGGATAGCCCTTTTCCAAGCTCCTGATCTTTGGCTTTGCGCCCCACTTCTTCAACCGCTCAATTACATAAGTTCTAGCATATGGATGAACCTCTATTGGTACTGCTCTATTCAATACCTTCACATACTTGCTTTCATCCGCCAAGATCACTGTTTGCTTGGACGCATGTATAAGCACTTTTTCCCTAAGCAATGCCCCGCCTCCTCCTTTGATCATATTAAACGTTGCATCGATTTGATCTGCTCCATCAAATACCACATCCAATAAAGGAATAAGTGTATCATCAGCCATATTGTAGCCTAGTGCTTCAGCCTCAAGTTTGATCTGTAGCGACGTGGGTATAACCTCAATATCCAACCCCTTATCCTTAATATGTTTTGCAAGTGCTCTTACAAACACAAGTGTGGCGCTTCCAGAACCCAACCCTATGATGTAACCATTCCTAACATTCTCTAGCGCAGCGAGTGCCATACTCTGCAAAACATCGCTAGTACCCAATTATTCAACCTCAGCTTGCTCCAACCTAGATAATGTTTGCATTATCTTCTTCTTTATCTGGTCGAGGCTAGCATCGGCATCATCATCATGTTCCATGCTTTCAACAACCTCAACTGGCTCAACACGTTCAACCGGTTTCGTGATTTCACGTTTCTCTTCCTTCCTCTCTACACGTATTACCGGTTTACTTTGCACTGCAGTATTTGTTATCTTGTTATCAAGATCATCCAGTCTAGCATTTATCTGAGCCATTCGCTGATCTACTATGGCAACAAGGCTTTCCTTGAATGCATTAATATGCTTGAGATCGTAAAGTGTTACGCCATACCTATTATTATTCAAAACATTTAGTTCCTGCCTATACTTGGCAAGAAGTTTCTCTCTTTCCATACCACTTATCTTTCCCTGGTGCTCGTAATCATAGACCCTGTTGATAGCCTCTGTTATCACCCTCCTTTGCAGATCTATGGGATGCGTAGGAACAGTGTTATTGCTGATCAGTGTAGCATTGCCTTTCCCCTTCCGCATTGCAATAGCAGTAAATGCTCCAGCTGCAGATCCAGCTAACAGGACTATTGGTTCCATTTCTCACTTGCTCCTTATGAAAGCATACTTCCTAATCCTAGGATCCGGATACCCGCACTTTGAACAACGCTTCCTCCTCAGATGGTATGAGTTACTTCCACACCTTCTGCATCTTATATGCACTCTCCCCTTGGTGAACTTGCCCATCGAGGTGGTGCCTTTGACCATCTGCTATCACTTTGACGGTGGAGGTGAAATTATCACTACATTGTCTCCTCTTACGACTATGGTTCCCAGATCGTTGGACTTGTTCTCCTCAAGGAGTTCCTGAGATGCCTCCAGAAGCAGATTCATGTGTTGATCGTAACCCTTTAGAGTTCCTCTGATCATCTTCCCTCCCTTCAGCTTTATGAGAATGACTCTCTCAAGGCTCTCGTCAAGCACCTTAACAGCCATATCTTGCGACAATTCTATATCACCACTACCCAACAGTTGAGGTCTATATTAAAATAACGCAGTCGATTTTTGTAAATAAAAGGCAATACAAGATTGACCTCATTTTCTATCCCTAAAGGCGTCTTCATACACACTTTCTATGTCCTTTATTACGTCTGCAAGTTTTTTGCTCACCTTATCAAGCATGGTCTTCCCCTTACTATTACTGGCTTTCCGAGGGTCACCCCAGATGCCATTGCTTGCAAGCCTCGGGAATGATGAGGGTATTGACGTTAATCTTGACATGACCAGCTTCTGGTCACTCCTTACCCTAACCTTCACATTTCCCACTTTGACGTTTTTCATAGTAACCATCTTGGGTTCGATAGCAAGCACGAGGGAAGTTTCATTAGCATCTGCATGACCAATTTCTTCATCCATAACCATCCAGTATGATAAGCTGTAAACAAGCGTGTCTCTTGGTACCTTATCATGTATGGTTTGCGTTATGGAAGAGAGTGCTGCATCATTACCATAGTGTGCATTTAGTAGAATAATTCTATTGATGCCATTTTCAGCAAGTGATATGCATATATCGCTTATCAAAGCTGAAAGGGTTTCGTTCCTTATGCTTATGTTAAAGAGCGGTCTGTGTTCGTATGAAACGCCATAGAATATTGTTGGCAAAACAAAAGCATTTACAATCTTGGAGACCCTTTTAGCAATGTCCTCTGCAATCATAGCATCGGTTGCAACTGGCAAGTGTGCGCCATGCTGCTCGATGGAACCTATAGGAAGTATTGCACGATTTTTTCCATGAGATATTTGCTTTCTTATCGAAGGATCACTAGCCTCTAGAATATCTGTCATATGCTATCCATACAGCCGTTTCTTATGAACTTAATTCTCATGTCTCCAGTTCTTTCTTTGAGAGCTTCCTGAAATGTACCTTCCCCCAGTACACCTCAAGCTTATTCTCAAGATAGAGCCTTATCGCATGAACCAGTGTATGTGCTTCCTGCTGTCTTCCCCTCTTCTTTATACACTCAAGACCTTCATTAGGCCTGACCTTAAATGATTCCTGCCATATTATTGGTCCCTCGTCCAAGTTCTCGGTAACAAAGTGCGCCGTGCATCCGACTATCTGTGCACCCCTTTCATACGCCTGCACATACGCATATGCCCCAGGAAAGGCTGGCAGCAGTGAAGGATGTATGTTAATTATTCTATGTGGATAGCGCCATACAAAGTTTGGTGAAAGTATGCGCATGTACCTTGCAAGAGCGATAAAGTCAATGTTATACTTCTCCAATAGAGAAAGTATACGTTCTTCAGCCTTATCCTGATCCTTATGATCTACAGCCACGAAAGGAATGTTATATTTTTGTGCTATAGCCTTCAATGTCTTTTCACTTCCCACTATTAACGGAATGTTTACCCTTATCTCTCCACTTCTCTTTCCTTTGAGTATAGCCTCCAAACAATGTGGCTCCTTGCTTACAAGAACGGCCATATTCTTCAACCTATTTGGTTCATCGAAATGAACCTTTATCTCCATAGCTAGCTTCTTGGCAAGCTTCTGCATGCCTTTACGAAATTCGTCCTTGTCCAAGAGGTCACGTTTGAATGATGCCTCAAGTTGCATACCAAAGAGTCCCCTGATCACGTTTTGGTTTATCTTTTCTATGTTCCCCTGCCGTTCGAATATGAAATTCGTTACGCCTGCAACGACACCCTTTCGGTCCGGACCTACTACCGTGATCTCTGTGAGGGTTCTGCTGTTCCTAGCCATAATGAGGGCTCTTAAGGATCAATATTTAAATATACATAACTCGCTAAATATCGTTGAAGCATAACGTGAAGTCGGATCAAGTCTACAAATGCATAGGGCCCAATGTGGACGCGTCTTTTGAGGTCTAAACTAACATGTATGGTAGCGAATTTTGTACACTTTATGCATATGATTCTACTCTGAGGTATCCTGATGAAGTCAAACAGAACTAGGCACAACTATGATTTTAACAACCCGGTAGCTGTATGTAGCACTTGCTCTACCATTGGGAACTGGCATTGCTATGAGTGTGGAAAGGACTTTTGCATGCAGCATTACAATGAGCACAAGGCAGCCAACACATGCAAACCCAGCTAAACCACACGAAACCCTATTACGAATACCTCTGCGTTATCATCCCAAGTGCCGTATATGTCGTTCCACATCAATTTGAACTCCTCCAATGATTTGCAACCCTCCCTCCTTATTCCTTCGTCGCCTATGCAACCAAGTTTCTCCTTTCTTACATAGGTGATCATGATCTTTGCAAAGATACTATCATTGCTAAACCCGGTCTTTGCGTCGTAGATCCTGTTTACTTTGACCATACACCGCTTCCATAATCGCCTACTTTCTGTTTTATCACCGTTCAATATGAGTTGTGTTAGGTAAGGTTTGAAGAGCATATGCACTTTATCAATGAGATCCTTGTAAGCTCTGTGCAGATCTTTTTAACATTATACTATGCAAAATAGTCCATGAGTTGCATACGTGAAGATGGTTTGATTTTTGCACAGTTTTGTCCAATTTTAGCATATACTTTATGCTTATAATTGAATTATAAAGTCACATAAATCACATGTGAAGTATGGTCATGGACGCATGCAATACAAGACGTATAGATAACAGACCCTTGGATGAGTATAGAAATCAGGAAGAAAGCAACCAAGGAACTTGAACCTGAGATTGGGGCCAATGGCAGCATAACATGGGATAGAGTAATGGAAGTGGCAAACCACGAGGAGGTTGTTAACAAGCTTACCCTGAAATATCTAAGGTAGAGTGGATATGTTATAGCTAACTACACGGATCCAATTGTCAAAGTAATTTAGCAAGATATTTTAGTGCTGTATATGAAGCAACAGTGTGGCTGACCTGTATTTTGAGCTTAGTCTCTTTCTTCATGATCTTGCGAAGAACTATGGCACTCCCAACGCTAACTATTACTTTCGTATAAACCGAATGAAGCCCAGCAAAGAGGAGTATAGGAAGAAGGTGGTTGAATTTATGAAACACTACGAATATACATTGAACTCCTTTGTTGACACGCCTAATTATGATAAATTGAAAAGTTTTGTCAATGATATGATGGAAAAGGTGATAGATGAAGTTCTTCATGGGAATAACAAGGAAGTTGAGAAACGCTACAAGTATTATATCATGAATGAACTATGATATACGCAGCAGTGAACTGAAATGAAAGATATAGAGCTTGCAATAGACCAGAAGAAAAGCGTTGTTGGGGCTGACATAACTGGTACTGTTACAATAAACTACAACGGCAGATTTGATGGTATACAGGTTAATACCTACATCACAGGATCAAATGACCAGGTGCTTTTTACAAATATTGATGATAGGAAAATCGCACAATTAGCAAGGCTGTATGTAGAAAGGAATACCATAGGTGATAAAAGGGCGTTCAGGTTTACTGCAAGGGTTGATCAAAGTGCTCAGAAAGATGCTAACATAAGATTCAGGGCTGCGATAATACAGGAGCATAAGGAGGTTGCAAGTGACACCATGTTTGTATCATTACATGCTGACTAATACTGCGATAAAATTATAAACAATTCATCATTGCAAATAGATGTTGCCTGGGATAGCTATAGTTTGTGCAGCAATATTACTTCTTTCCATCTATGCATCTATCGAGCATTCTTTTGCAACGCATCTAGATATTTTTATTCCTGTCTTGGAAATTGAACCGAGGAGTCCAATTGCTGGTCAGATAGTAACGATAACAACTGTGTTAACTAACAGAGGAAATAATGATATGTCAAATGTGCAGGTTTCATATAACGTTGATGGCGTCTGGGTTATAGATGATGTGCATGTAGATGTTCCTTCCAGAAGAAGCGTGCAAGTATCATTTGCTACTTTGATGCCAGTGAATCCAGGTGAGCATCAGCTAAAAGCATGCCCAGAAAGGGCGAAATTTGGAGATGACGGGGATCAATGCCGTATACTGAATTTTATTGCCATAGATGAATCAACAATAGTTGTAACTATACTGTCGCCAAGGGAAGAAAGCGTGCTAAGCGGTACCACAACAATAAAGATTGCAGCGTTAGGGCAGACCGCAGAGAAAGTAGAACTCTATGTGCAAAACGAACTTGCTGATACAAAGAGGGAAGCACCGTTCGACTTTGTACTTGACACCACAAAATATGAAGATGGTCAGTACAGGATATACGCAATTGCTTACTACGATTCAGGGATAGCGAAAGCTTCTTCAGTCAAGAAATTTTTCATTGATAACCATGGCGGAAATGTAATTGTGACAATGAAACCATCACTTGTGCTAGAGGCCCAAGCAAGAGTAGGGCAGAGTCTTATAATAGAATCTGATGTAACAAACGAGCAGCCATTCAAAATTGCAGCTACGTTCATTGTGCTCGTAAAGGATTCCAATGGGTATACAGAATTTATTACATGGAAGGAGGATAAGATAGCAGCGAATGAAACACTGCCCATGTCGCAATCATGGGTTCCAAGAGAAAAAGGTAGATATACTGTGAATGTCTTTCTCTGGGACACTCTTGAAAATGCGGTGCCTTTATCAGATGTTATGAAAGCAATCATTGATGTTCTTTAGTAAGCCTAAAATGTCATTCTGTAGGAGCAACTTGGTTGAAGAGGCGAACGATTCAGATCCTTGGCGCTATAGGAATAGGTTGCGCTATAGCTGGTGGTTGGTTTGCGTTAAGTCGGGATTATTTGATAGCTATACCGCTATGGATAATTGCTGGTGCAATTATCATGGTGCAGAAGAGAAAGCGTAATCGTTAATATCCTATTGTTATTAATTATCTCACAAAATGTTTGGCAAGGCAAGGTGCAAGCTATGCAGTGATGAGGTACGTTTTGTATTGAAACATTTGAAAGATAAGCATGGCATTTATGAAGAGATCAGGCATATGAGAATGCAACAGATAGTAAACAAATATTTTGAAGAACTTTAGCACCTGTTTCACTAGTTTGCGATAATTTCTCTCATAGAATATGTTGAGAAGTATATTCTTCATAGTATAATTTTACAACCAAAAAGTATTTGATCAAGTTGTTAGTATGTGTTATTAAAATGGCTCTATGCGAAGGTGATCATTATGGGTAACACAAGCAGATGGCGTGGATACAATTTTGAATACACTCTGGTGAAACGGTTCAACTCGCTTGATGGCTGGTATGCCAGGCGATTCGGAGGTTCCAGCACAGGTTTCCCAGATATTGTAGCTGTTAATAACAGTGAGAAAATATTGCTTACGCTGGAAGCAAAAACAGGAACGTCAGACGGTCTTTATGTTCCACCAGACCAAATAGAAAGGTGTGCTAAAATCCTTGATGTTTTTAAGCTCTACGAAAGGAAGTATGCTATACTTGCATTCAAATTCATGAGCAAGAAGCGTTTCAGAAACAAGAATAACTCGTGGTATGAACATAGACAGATACATGAATATTATAAAATTGCTAATAGTTTGTTAGGCAGGAAGCGGATGCCTACGATAAAATGCACGTATGATGGTAGAACTTTCGTAATAGGTAATGAGACTGTTAAACCTGTACATCTAGATGACTATGTCATGCCGTTTCATGAAACAGCTTTACTTAAGACCTTCGCATATTGAATATAAGGGAAGGATGAATAATTGTGTTATACAGTAG belongs to Nitrososphaerales archaeon and includes:
- a CDS encoding ASCH domain-containing protein; protein product: MLFKPYLTQLILNGDKTESRRLWKRCMVKVNRIYDAKTGFSNDSIFAKIMITYVRKEKLGCIGDEGIRREGCKSLEEFKLMWNDIYGTWDDNAEVFVIGFRVV
- a CDS encoding formyltetrahydrofolate deformylase, whose translation is MARNSRTLTEITVVGPDRKGVVAGVTNFIFERQGNIEKINQNVIRGLFGMQLEASFKRDLLDKDEFRKGMQKLAKKLAMEIKVHFDEPNRLKNMAVLVSKEPHCLEAILKGKRSGEIRVNIPLIVGSEKTLKAIAQKYNIPFVAVDHKDQDKAEERILSLLEKYNIDFIALARYMRILSPNFVWRYPHRIINIHPSLLPAFPGAYAYVQAYERGAQIVGCTAHFVTENLDEGPIIWQESFKVRPNEGLECIKKRGRQQEAHTLVHAIRLYLENKLEVYWGKVHFRKLSKKELET
- a CDS encoding LSm family protein, which gives rise to MSQDMAVKVLDESLERVILIKLKGGKMIRGTLKGYDQHMNLLLEASQELLEENKSNDLGTIVVRGDNVVIISPPPSK
- a CDS encoding 50S ribosomal protein L37e — protein: MVKGTTSMGKFTKGRVHIRCRRCGSNSYHLRRKRCSKCGYPDPRIRKYAFIRSK
- the rpiA gene encoding ribose-5-phosphate isomerase RpiA, producing MGTSDVLQSMALAALENVRNGYIIGLGSGSATLVFVRALAKHIKDKGLDIEVIPTSLQIKLEAEALGYNMADDTLIPLLDVVFDGADQIDATFNMIKGGGGALLREKVLIHASKQTVILADESKYVKVLNRAVPIEVHPYARTYVIERLKKWGAKPKIRSLEKGYPFVTENGNLILDTDFGEISDAVSLEREVKSIAGVMEVGIFTKRATRYYKANRNGTVEALVP
- a CDS encoding Ig-like domain-containing protein, translating into MPGIAIVCAAILLLSIYASIEHSFATHLDIFIPVLEIEPRSPIAGQIVTITTVLTNRGNNDMSNVQVSYNVDGVWVIDDVHVDVPSRRSVQVSFATLMPVNPGEHQLKACPERAKFGDDGDQCRILNFIAIDESTIVVTILSPREESVLSGTTTIKIAALGQTAEKVELYVQNELADTKREAPFDFVLDTTKYEDGQYRIYAIAYYDSGIAKASSVKKFFIDNHGGNVIVTMKPSLVLEAQARVGQSLIIESDVTNEQPFKIAATFIVLVKDSNGYTEFITWKEDKIAANETLPMSQSWVPREKGRYTVNVFLWDTLENAVPLSDVMKAIIDVL
- a CDS encoding creatininase family protein — encoded protein: MTDILEASDPSIRKQISHGKNRAILPIGSIEQHGAHLPVATDAMIAEDIAKRVSKIVNAFVLPTIFYGVSYEHRPLFNISIRNETLSALISDICISLAENGINRIILLNAHYGNDAALSSITQTIHDKVPRDTLVYSLSYWMVMDEEIGHADANETSLVLAIEPKMVTMKNVKVGNVKVRVRSDQKLVMSRLTSIPSSFPRLASNGIWGDPRKASNSKGKTMLDKVSKKLADVIKDIESVYEDAFRDRK